Proteins co-encoded in one Methanolacinia paynteri genomic window:
- a CDS encoding methyl-accepting chemotaxis protein, which produces MSIETIQNVLENYVNGNKNAEIDTNLLGPESVRLGEMINQVIKEKNENEDQKNFFYDVVMKIPVPIAIMDPSLNIVDANDDLVEISGTSKERFCKLDLQNFYREFKIELMEGNGVKKALETKSRVEGIFHMTFKGDVKIMEAHTIPLLDEYGKIRNFNLVFIDVTESARTIDYIEAEVSNVAYDLNCIAEGRLEELRLEVGEADEYTGEVRKQFLEITSNVRLVNETLHNLVADIHKLVVAGNDGRLEFRADSSGYKGAYTGLIEGTNDLLKSVAVPVNEAMDICNHYADADFTARFSDDIKVKGDFLKFKESLNNIGINVAETLNVTNKVTGQVAANSTEVVKGTNEVAKAAEGVANTSQKTADLTKELNASIENINSQISDLSASNEEIASTSQEVFNAANHVVEIGKEAQNLGKDANKKMENVEKIASESVNEIHELTEKIKEVSNVVKLINDITSQINLLALNAAIEAARAGEHGRGFAVVAGEVKNLAAEARAATGSIESVVSAVQSSSEKTASAITSANQEIVNGVDSVTKAIEALNTIITNAGQVSNDIGEITKAIEDQAKISNNVVQSVEEGTAKTKEVQKESEELAALAEEASASVEEIGSAIQEVNALIKNLEEANSKFKY; this is translated from the coding sequence ATGTCCATCGAAACTATCCAGAACGTTCTTGAAAACTATGTAAATGGAAATAAAAATGCAGAAATTGATACAAATTTACTCGGACCGGAATCGGTCCGTCTTGGAGAGATGATAAATCAGGTTATCAAAGAGAAAAATGAAAACGAGGACCAGAAAAATTTCTTTTACGACGTCGTAATGAAAATTCCTGTCCCTATAGCCATCATGGACCCGAGCCTCAATATAGTTGATGCAAATGACGATCTTGTTGAAATCTCAGGTACATCAAAAGAAAGATTCTGCAAACTGGACCTCCAGAACTTTTACAGGGAGTTCAAAATCGAACTTATGGAAGGAAACGGAGTAAAAAAAGCTCTTGAAACTAAATCCAGGGTAGAAGGAATATTTCACATGACCTTTAAAGGCGATGTGAAAATAATGGAGGCTCACACAATCCCGTTGCTCGACGAATACGGAAAAATCAGGAATTTCAACCTCGTATTCATTGACGTCACCGAATCGGCAAGGACAATAGATTACATTGAAGCCGAGGTCTCGAACGTAGCGTACGATCTCAACTGTATTGCAGAGGGGAGACTGGAGGAGCTCAGGCTCGAAGTAGGAGAAGCTGACGAATACACCGGGGAAGTCAGAAAACAGTTCCTTGAAATTACATCCAACGTCAGACTTGTCAATGAGACGCTTCACAACCTTGTAGCCGACATCCACAAACTCGTCGTTGCAGGAAATGACGGAAGACTCGAATTCAGGGCCGACAGCAGCGGATATAAAGGCGCATACACAGGCCTGATCGAAGGTACCAACGATCTCCTCAAATCGGTTGCGGTTCCTGTAAACGAAGCGATGGATATCTGCAATCATTACGCGGATGCCGATTTTACAGCGCGATTCTCCGACGACATAAAGGTAAAAGGAGATTTCCTAAAATTCAAAGAATCATTGAACAATATCGGAATCAACGTAGCCGAGACCCTCAACGTCACAAACAAGGTTACAGGCCAGGTAGCTGCCAATTCAACTGAAGTCGTCAAAGGAACGAATGAAGTCGCGAAAGCGGCTGAAGGCGTCGCCAACACGAGCCAGAAGACAGCCGACCTCACAAAGGAGCTTAATGCAAGCATCGAAAACATCAACAGCCAGATCTCAGATTTATCCGCCTCAAACGAAGAGATCGCAAGCACCTCGCAGGAAGTATTCAATGCCGCAAATCACGTCGTCGAGATAGGAAAAGAGGCTCAGAACCTCGGCAAAGATGCAAACAAAAAGATGGAAAACGTCGAAAAGATCGCAAGCGAGAGTGTAAACGAGATCCATGAGCTTACCGAAAAGATAAAAGAAGTCAGCAATGTCGTTAAGCTGATAAACGATATCACCAGCCAGATAAATCTTCTCGCACTCAATGCGGCGATCGAAGCCGCACGAGCCGGGGAGCACGGGCGAGGATTCGCGGTCGTTGCAGGGGAAGTCAAAAATCTCGCAGCGGAGGCAAGGGCCGCAACAGGTTCTATCGAGAGCGTCGTATCGGCTGTTCAGTCAAGCAGTGAAAAAACCGCTTCCGCGATTACATCGGCCAACCAGGAGATTGTAAACGGAGTAGATAGCGTAACAAAAGCAATCGAGGCCCTGAATACGATTATCACCAACGCGGGGCAGGTATCCAACGACATAGGCGAAATAACAAAAGCTATAGAAGATCAGGCCAAAATATCCAATAATGTAGTCCAATCCGTAGAAGAAGGGACTGCAAAGACAAAGGAAGTCCAAAAAGAATCCGAGGAGCTTGCTGCGCTGGCAGAAGAGGCCAGTGCATCGGTCGAGGAGATCGGAAGCGCAATACAGGAAGTAAATGCACTCATCAAGAACCTCGAAGAGGCAAACTCGAAATTCAAATATTAG
- a CDS encoding chemotaxis protein CheW — translation MAEMKDVVQFEIGGVQYALDINIAREIVEMMPITPVPRAPEHIAGIINLRGEITNILNLNYLMGLPPGGEVDNRKIIVLVSEAANGSNVGLIVDDVQSVLQVSEDDIDQMDEAMSREAYVKGIIKIGKENSENKNLVIWIDIAKILSDTLRESDAAVAV, via the coding sequence ATGGCTGAAATGAAGGATGTCGTACAATTTGAAATCGGCGGGGTTCAGTACGCCCTGGATATAAATATCGCGCGTGAAATTGTTGAAATGATGCCCATAACCCCGGTACCGAGAGCGCCCGAACATATTGCAGGAATAATAAATCTCAGGGGAGAGATCACCAATATCCTGAATCTTAACTACCTTATGGGCCTTCCGCCGGGAGGGGAAGTCGACAACAGAAAAATTATAGTTCTGGTTTCCGAAGCGGCAAACGGATCGAATGTCGGCCTGATAGTCGACGATGTCCAGAGCGTCCTTCAGGTATCAGAGGACGACATAGACCAGATGGATGAAGCGATGTCCAGGGAGGCATACGTAAAAGGGATAATCAAGATAGGAAAAGAAAACAGCGAGAATAAAAATCTCGTCATATGGATTGACATTGCAAAGATACTCTCCGATACACTCAGAGAATCCGACGCTGCAGTCGCCGTATGA
- a CDS encoding methyl-accepting chemotaxis protein — MSIESIQTVLESYVNGNKNAKIDTKLLDPESVHLGEIINKIVEEKNERENQADFLHDVIMKIPVSMVLMDPALNIIDANDDLVEISGTSKERLCRLNLQDFYKEFNLRPIEGDSVKKVLETKSRISGKFYMTFRGDVKTIEIQGIPLLNEHGGIKNINAVFIDVTESARIIDYIKDEVGHVAHDLNCIAEGKPEEIRLEVGEADEYTREVRNQFLEITSNVKLVNGTLLEIVTDIQKLVEAGNDGRLEFRVDSNRYKGAYIELMGGTNDLLKSVAIPVNEAMDICNHYADADFTARFSDEINVKGDFLKFKEALNNIGINVSETLGVTNRVTDQVAVNSGEVAKGTDEVAKAAEGVANTSQKTADLTKELLGTIESISSRIADLSASNEEIASTSQEVLNAATHVVEIGKEAQDLGKDANNKMGNVEKIASESVGEINDLTVKIKEVSNIVKMINDIASQINLLALNAAIEAARAGEHGRGFAVVAGEVKNLAAEARAATDSIENVVSAVQSSSEKAASAITSANQEIVNGVESVTKTIEALNTIIRNAGQVTDDIGEITKAMEDQAKISNNVVHSVEEGTAKTKEVQKESEALAALAEEASASVEEIGSAIQEVNALIKNLEDANSKFKY, encoded by the coding sequence ATGTCCATCGAATCAATTCAAACCGTTCTTGAAAGTTATGTAAACGGAAATAAAAATGCAAAAATCGACACAAAACTACTCGATCCCGAATCAGTTCATCTCGGGGAGATAATAAACAAGATTGTTGAAGAAAAAAATGAAAGAGAAAACCAGGCCGACTTTCTTCATGATGTCATAATGAAAATTCCGGTTTCGATGGTTCTTATGGACCCGGCCTTAAACATCATTGACGCAAACGACGATCTTGTCGAAATCTCAGGCACCTCAAAAGAAAGATTATGCAGACTGAATCTCCAGGATTTTTACAAAGAGTTTAACCTCAGGCCAATTGAAGGCGACAGTGTCAAAAAGGTCCTTGAAACCAAATCAAGAATTTCAGGGAAATTTTACATGACATTCAGGGGCGACGTAAAAACTATCGAGATCCAGGGCATCCCGCTATTAAACGAACATGGAGGAATTAAAAATATCAATGCCGTTTTCATCGACGTCACCGAATCGGCAAGGATAATAGATTACATTAAAGACGAAGTAGGACACGTTGCACACGATCTCAACTGTATCGCCGAAGGGAAGCCTGAAGAGATCAGGCTCGAGGTAGGAGAAGCAGATGAATACACCAGGGAAGTCAGGAATCAGTTCCTTGAAATAACTTCCAATGTCAAGCTTGTCAATGGAACACTTCTTGAGATCGTGACCGACATCCAAAAACTCGTTGAAGCGGGAAATGACGGGAGGCTCGAGTTCAGGGTCGACAGCAACAGGTACAAAGGTGCATACATTGAACTGATGGGAGGCACCAACGATCTCCTGAAATCCGTCGCGATCCCTGTCAACGAGGCAATGGATATCTGTAATCATTATGCAGATGCCGATTTTACAGCACGTTTCTCAGATGAGATCAATGTAAAAGGAGACTTCCTCAAATTCAAAGAGGCGCTTAACAATATCGGAATAAACGTTTCCGAGACCCTCGGCGTCACAAACAGGGTTACCGATCAGGTAGCCGTTAATTCAGGAGAAGTCGCAAAGGGAACCGACGAGGTTGCAAAAGCTGCGGAAGGTGTCGCCAATACTAGCCAGAAGACGGCAGATCTTACAAAAGAGCTCCTTGGAACTATTGAAAGCATCAGCAGCCGGATTGCAGATCTATCAGCCTCCAACGAGGAGATCGCGAGCACTTCACAGGAAGTTCTGAATGCTGCCACTCACGTTGTCGAGATCGGAAAAGAAGCACAGGATCTGGGCAAGGATGCCAATAACAAGATGGGAAATGTCGAGAAGATTGCCAGTGAAAGTGTCGGAGAAATCAATGACCTGACTGTAAAGATAAAAGAAGTCAGCAATATAGTAAAGATGATTAACGATATTGCCAGCCAGATCAATTTACTCGCCCTGAATGCGGCAATCGAAGCCGCACGCGCCGGAGAACATGGACGCGGATTTGCCGTTGTCGCGGGAGAAGTAAAGAATCTCGCCGCAGAGGCAAGGGCTGCAACGGATTCTATAGAAAATGTAGTCTCTGCCGTCCAGTCAAGCAGTGAAAAAGCAGCGTCGGCGATTACATCCGCCAACCAGGAGATCGTAAACGGAGTTGAAAGCGTAACAAAAACGATCGAGGCCCTGAATACGATTATAAGAAATGCAGGCCAGGTAACCGACGATATAGGTGAAATAACGAAAGCTATGGAAGACCAGGCAAAAATATCCAATAATGTAGTCCATTCCGTCGAAGAAGGCACTGCAAAGACAAAAGAAGTCCAAAAAGAATCCGAAGCGCTTGCGGCCCTTGCTGAAGAAGCCAGTGCATCGGTGGAAGAGATCGGAAGTGCAATACAGGAAGTAAATGCACTCATCAAAAACCTCGAAGATGCTAATTCGAAATTCAAATACTAA